In Ferrimicrobium sp., a single window of DNA contains:
- a CDS encoding alpha/beta hydrolase, with translation METLSAKMRDGVRLVLDRFDPVGPSLTASVMLLHGLSSNAQFWWPVARLLSAMGVCTYTLDQRGHGRSGGAHTPMGVGVSADDLLSVVQDLPSGEPFGVIGQSWGASVALHYGALSADQPGVRPYVVGLVDGGFQAMARSFSSREEAVRVLRPADIDGRPIEELDAFFERRYRDWDPEVLLAARAGFRIDTNGLAYRRLSIDDHMMILNDLLDYEPHIDAGRLRSKLLLIPALSGQPEADEAKTVAAGRLLAEAPNQGWLYPIQGDHDLHAQYPEQIAAIIFDSLSA, from the coding sequence GTGGAGACGCTGAGTGCGAAGATGCGAGATGGAGTCCGGCTGGTGTTGGATCGATTCGACCCAGTTGGCCCAAGCCTCACCGCTTCGGTAATGCTGCTGCACGGGCTCTCATCAAATGCGCAATTCTGGTGGCCCGTTGCTCGTCTGCTCTCGGCAATGGGGGTCTGCACCTACACCCTTGACCAACGTGGACACGGCCGATCGGGTGGCGCACACACACCGATGGGGGTGGGTGTGAGCGCGGACGATCTCCTCAGCGTCGTGCAAGATCTCCCCAGTGGGGAGCCTTTCGGGGTCATAGGTCAGTCATGGGGGGCGTCAGTCGCGTTGCACTACGGTGCGTTGAGTGCTGATCAGCCAGGGGTTCGCCCCTACGTAGTGGGACTCGTCGATGGGGGCTTCCAGGCGATGGCGCGTAGTTTTTCCTCGCGAGAGGAGGCCGTACGGGTGCTTCGGCCAGCCGATATCGACGGGAGGCCGATAGAGGAGCTCGATGCTTTCTTTGAGCGGCGCTACCGGGACTGGGATCCGGAGGTACTTCTGGCTGCTCGCGCTGGTTTTCGTATCGACACCAATGGTCTTGCCTATCGACGACTGAGCATCGACGACCACATGATGATCCTTAATGACTTGCTTGACTATGAGCCTCACATCGATGCAGGGCGTCTCCGTTCCAAACTGCTTCTGATCCCCGCGTTGTCAGGGCAGCCGGAGGCGGATGAAGCCAAGACAGTCGCGGCTGGTCGACTGCTAGCCGAGGCCCCCAACCAGGGTTGGCTCTATCCCATCCAGGGTGATCATGATCTGCATGCACAGTATCCAGAGCAGATCGCAGCGATTATCTTTGATTCCCTTTCCGCTTGA